A part of Amycolatopsis lurida genomic DNA contains:
- a CDS encoding electron transfer flavoprotein subunit beta/FixA family protein — MTNIVVLVKQVPDTYSERKLSGADNTLDRESADAVLDEINEKAVEEALKIKEAGEGEVTVVSVGPDRATDAIRKALSMGADKAIHVSDEALHGSDAIATAKVLAAAISKVEGFDLVITGNEASDGRGGAVPAIIAELLGLPQLTHVNELTVDGTSIKADRYTEDGVTHLEANLPAVVSVGEKINEPRYPSFKGIMAAKKKPVETLTVADLGVDAGEVGLGNAWSSVLEASPKPPRTAGERVEDEGDGGSKVAAYLVAQKLI, encoded by the coding sequence ATGACGAACATCGTTGTCCTGGTCAAGCAGGTACCGGACACCTACTCGGAGCGGAAGCTCTCCGGTGCCGACAACACTCTTGACCGCGAATCCGCCGACGCCGTGCTCGACGAGATCAACGAGAAGGCCGTCGAAGAAGCCCTGAAGATCAAGGAAGCCGGCGAGGGCGAGGTCACCGTCGTCTCGGTGGGTCCCGACCGCGCGACCGACGCGATCCGCAAGGCGCTGTCCATGGGTGCCGACAAGGCCATCCACGTCTCCGACGAGGCCCTTCACGGCTCCGACGCGATCGCCACCGCCAAGGTGCTGGCCGCCGCGATCTCCAAGGTCGAAGGCTTCGACCTGGTCATCACCGGTAACGAGGCCTCCGACGGCCGCGGTGGCGCCGTGCCGGCGATCATCGCCGAGCTGCTCGGCCTGCCGCAGCTGACCCACGTGAACGAGCTGACCGTCGACGGCACCTCGATCAAGGCCGACCGCTACACCGAGGACGGCGTCACGCACCTCGAGGCGAACCTGCCCGCGGTGGTGAGCGTCGGCGAGAAGATCAACGAGCCGCGCTACCCCTCCTTCAAGGGCATCATGGCCGCGAAGAAGAAGCCGGTCGAGACGCTGACCGTCGCGGACCTGGGCGTCGACGCCGGCGAGGTCGGCCTCGGCAACGCCTGGTCGTCCGTGCTCGAAGCCTCTCCGAAGCCGCCGCGCACCGCCGGTGAGCGCGTCGAGGACGAGGGTGACGGCGGCAGCAAGGTGGCCGCCTACCTGGTCGCGCAGAAGCTCATCTGA
- a CDS encoding DegV family protein, whose translation MRSMPGPVAVITDSTACLPAPVAERWGIGVVQVQLQVGEQFDEENRYNREDIIGHLRAGTPVKTAPPEVAAFFWAFQDAASKGASAIVSIHISGRMSETVNAAREAAQQVNVPVHVLDSGTTGMSLGFAATSAAKVAAAGGQATRVIDAAERRFRGSREILYVDTLEFLRRGGRIGAAQAFLGSAFSIKPLLTVKNGEVAPLTRVPGQRRALNKLVDLAVECAGDQDVEVAITRFGPDERDLEIGGRLRARLPHMVDSTLVDASMILGAHLGPGAIGITVSPV comes from the coding sequence ATGCGTTCCATGCCCGGCCCCGTCGCCGTGATCACGGACTCCACCGCCTGCCTCCCCGCCCCGGTCGCCGAACGCTGGGGAATCGGCGTCGTTCAGGTCCAACTGCAGGTCGGAGAGCAGTTCGACGAAGAGAACCGCTACAACCGCGAGGACATCATCGGCCACCTGCGGGCCGGCACCCCGGTGAAGACGGCGCCGCCCGAGGTCGCCGCGTTCTTCTGGGCGTTCCAGGACGCCGCGAGCAAGGGCGCCTCCGCGATCGTCAGCATCCACATCTCGGGCCGCATGTCGGAGACGGTGAACGCCGCCCGCGAGGCCGCCCAGCAGGTGAACGTCCCCGTCCACGTCCTCGACAGCGGGACCACCGGGATGAGCCTCGGTTTCGCGGCGACCTCGGCGGCCAAGGTCGCCGCCGCCGGCGGGCAGGCCACCCGGGTGATCGACGCCGCCGAACGCCGGTTCCGCGGCAGCCGGGAGATCCTCTACGTCGACACGCTGGAGTTCCTGCGCCGCGGCGGCCGGATCGGTGCCGCGCAGGCCTTCCTCGGCTCGGCGTTCTCGATCAAACCCCTGCTGACGGTGAAGAACGGCGAGGTCGCCCCGCTGACCCGGGTCCCGGGCCAGCGGCGGGCGCTCAACAAGCTCGTCGATCTCGCGGTGGAGTGCGCGGGCGATCAGGACGTGGAGGTCGCCATCACCCGGTTCGGGCCGGACGAACGCGATCTCGAGATCGGCGGGCGGCTGCGGGCACGGCTGCCGCATATGGTCGACAGCACCCTGGTGGACGCCAGCATGATCCTCGGCGCCCACCTCGGCCCCGGCGCCATCGGCATCACGGTGTCGCCGGTGTAA
- the aceB gene encoding malate synthase A yields the protein MVEKLNYRIDVCGPAGDRFDEILTPAALDFVAKLDNAFAGRRRELLDARRLRREKLQSGEEPLGFLPETRAVRDDSSWSVAAAAPGLEDRRVEITGPTDRKMTVNALNSGAKVWLADFEDATSPTWHNVIDGQINLFDAIRRNIDFTTEAGKRYTIGDEPATIVARPRGWHLVEKHIRIDGRPVSASLVDFGLYFFHNARQLLARGSGPYFYLPKLENHLEARLWNDVFLLAQRELGIPRGSVRATVLIETITAAFEMEEILYELREHVSGLNAGRWDYIFSVIKNFSSHGADFVLPDRAQVTMTVPFMRAYTELLVRTCHKRGAHAIGGMAAFIPSKDPEINATALEKVRQDKEREANDGFDGSWVAHPGLVPVCREVFDGVLGGWPNQLGKLREDVVVTAEDLLDVASAGGEVTEAGVRANINVALRYIDAWLRGTGAAAIHNLMEDAATAEIARCQVWQWIRNGTKLEDGTALTRELAVSYLDEELASVRAELGEGNRLGDAYEIFTETALGEKLPSFLTTGAYARYLTAR from the coding sequence ATGGTTGAGAAGCTGAACTACCGGATCGACGTCTGCGGACCTGCCGGTGACCGGTTCGACGAGATCCTCACCCCGGCCGCACTGGACTTCGTGGCCAAACTGGACAACGCGTTCGCCGGCCGCCGCCGCGAGCTGCTCGACGCCCGGCGCCTGCGCCGCGAGAAGCTCCAGTCCGGTGAGGAGCCGCTGGGCTTCCTGCCCGAGACGCGGGCCGTCCGCGACGACAGCAGCTGGTCGGTCGCTGCGGCCGCGCCCGGTCTCGAAGACCGCCGCGTCGAGATCACCGGCCCGACCGACCGCAAGATGACGGTCAACGCGCTGAACTCCGGCGCGAAGGTCTGGCTCGCCGACTTCGAGGACGCGACCTCGCCGACCTGGCACAACGTCATCGACGGCCAGATCAACCTGTTCGACGCCATCCGCCGCAACATCGACTTCACCACCGAAGCGGGCAAGCGCTACACCATCGGCGACGAACCCGCGACGATCGTCGCCCGCCCCCGCGGCTGGCACCTGGTGGAGAAGCACATCCGCATCGACGGCCGCCCGGTCTCGGCGAGCCTGGTCGACTTCGGCCTCTACTTCTTCCACAACGCGCGCCAGCTGCTGGCCCGCGGCAGCGGCCCGTACTTCTACCTGCCGAAGCTCGAGAACCACCTCGAAGCGCGGCTGTGGAACGACGTCTTCCTGCTGGCGCAACGGGAACTCGGCATCCCGCGCGGCTCCGTCCGGGCCACCGTGCTGATCGAGACGATCACCGCCGCGTTCGAAATGGAGGAGATCCTCTACGAACTGCGCGAGCACGTCTCCGGGCTGAACGCCGGCCGCTGGGACTACATCTTCAGCGTCATCAAGAACTTCTCGTCGCACGGCGCGGACTTCGTGCTCCCGGACCGCGCGCAGGTGACGATGACCGTCCCGTTCATGCGGGCCTACACCGAACTGCTGGTGCGCACCTGCCACAAGCGCGGGGCGCACGCCATCGGCGGGATGGCCGCGTTCATCCCGAGCAAGGACCCGGAGATCAACGCGACCGCCCTCGAGAAGGTCCGCCAGGACAAGGAACGCGAGGCGAACGACGGTTTCGACGGATCGTGGGTCGCGCACCCCGGCCTCGTCCCGGTCTGCCGCGAGGTGTTCGACGGCGTGCTCGGCGGCTGGCCCAACCAGCTCGGCAAGCTCCGTGAGGACGTCGTCGTCACCGCCGAGGACCTGCTCGACGTGGCCAGCGCGGGCGGCGAGGTCACCGAAGCCGGTGTCCGCGCCAACATCAACGTCGCGCTGCGCTACATCGACGCCTGGCTGCGCGGTACGGGCGCGGCGGCGATCCACAACCTGATGGAGGACGCCGCCACCGCCGAGATCGCCCGCTGCCAGGTGTGGCAGTGGATCCGCAACGGCACGAAGCTCGAAGACGGCACCGCGCTCACCCGCGAGCTGGCCGTGTCCTATTTGGACGAAGAGCTGGCGTCGGTGCGGGCCGAACTGGGCGAGGGCAACCGGCTCGGCGACGCCTACGAGATCTTCACCGAGACCGCGCTGGGCGAGAAGCTGCCGAGCTTCCTCACCACCGGCGCGTACGCGCGGTACCTGACCGCGCGGTGA
- a CDS encoding class I SAM-dependent methyltransferase has translation MTTPATRAEALHLTGERTVPGIAEENYWYRRHEAAYQELLPLCEGKTVLEAGCGEGYGAGLIATVAERVLALDYDVPTTEHVARRYPGIGVARANLVFLPLRDASIDVVANFQVIEHLWDQGAFLAECRRVLSPGGRLIVTTPNRLTFTPDSDTPLNPFHTRELAPSELDELLREAGFEVETLHGLHHGEGVAKLDAKYGGSIIDAQLDVVMGQLPGQATWPAELLADVEAIRAADFAIHGEDLDASLDLVAVAVRR, from the coding sequence GTGACCACCCCAGCCACCAGGGCCGAAGCGCTGCACCTCACCGGTGAACGCACCGTGCCGGGCATCGCCGAGGAAAACTACTGGTACCGCCGCCACGAGGCCGCGTACCAGGAGCTCCTGCCCCTGTGCGAAGGCAAGACCGTCCTGGAGGCCGGGTGCGGCGAGGGCTACGGTGCCGGGCTCATCGCCACCGTCGCCGAGCGGGTGCTCGCCCTCGACTACGACGTCCCCACCACCGAGCACGTCGCCCGCCGCTACCCCGGCATCGGCGTGGCCAGGGCGAACCTGGTGTTCCTGCCGCTGCGGGACGCCTCGATCGACGTCGTCGCCAACTTCCAGGTGATCGAGCATCTCTGGGACCAGGGCGCCTTCCTCGCCGAATGCCGCCGCGTGCTCTCCCCCGGCGGCCGCCTGATCGTCACCACGCCCAACCGGCTGACCTTCACCCCGGACAGCGACACCCCGCTCAACCCGTTCCACACCAGGGAACTCGCACCGTCCGAATTGGACGAACTGCTGCGCGAAGCGGGTTTCGAGGTCGAGACGCTGCACGGCCTCCACCACGGCGAAGGCGTCGCCAAGCTCGACGCCAAGTACGGCGGCTCGATCATCGACGCGCAGCTCGACGTCGTCATGGGACAGCTGCCCGGTCAGGCGACCTGGCCGGCGGAGCTGCTCGCCGATGTCGAAGCCATCCGGGCCGCGGATTTCGCCATCCACGGTGAGGACCTCGACGCCAGCCTCGACCTCGTGGCCGTGGCGGTGCGCCGATGA
- the aceA gene encoding isocitrate lyase, which translates to MTQHAQQLEQAAAELAKQWETDPRWAGVKRSYSAADVVKLRGSVVEEHTLARRGAEKLWDLLHTEDYVHSLGALTGNQAVQQVRAGLKAIYLSGWQVAADANLSGQTYPDQSLYPANSVPAVVRRINNALGRADQINWAEGNTDIDWYAPIVADAEAGFGGPLNAFELMKGMIAAGAAGVHWEDQLASEKKCGHLGGKVLIPTKQHERTLNAARLAADVLNVPSLIVARTDAQAATLITSDVDERDRKYVTGERTAEGFYNVTNGIDPCIDRGLAYAEYADLLWMETSKPDLEVARQFAEAIKAKYPDQMLAYNCSPSFNWKKHLDDATIAKFQRELGHMGYKFQFITLAGFHALNYSMFDLAHGYAREGMTAYVDLQEREFASEDRGYTATKHQREVGTGWFDNVATALNPESSTTALAGSTEAEQF; encoded by the coding sequence ATGACTCAGCACGCGCAGCAGCTGGAGCAGGCGGCCGCCGAACTGGCCAAGCAGTGGGAGACCGACCCCCGCTGGGCGGGCGTGAAGCGTTCGTACTCCGCGGCTGACGTGGTCAAGCTGCGCGGCAGCGTGGTCGAGGAGCACACGCTCGCTCGCCGCGGCGCCGAGAAGCTGTGGGACCTCCTGCACACCGAGGACTACGTCCACTCGCTGGGCGCCCTGACCGGTAACCAGGCCGTGCAGCAGGTGCGCGCCGGCCTCAAGGCCATCTACCTGTCGGGCTGGCAGGTCGCCGCCGACGCCAACCTCTCCGGCCAGACCTACCCGGACCAGAGCCTCTACCCGGCCAACTCGGTGCCGGCCGTCGTCCGCCGCATCAACAACGCGCTGGGCCGCGCCGACCAGATCAACTGGGCCGAGGGCAACACCGACATCGACTGGTACGCCCCGATCGTCGCCGACGCCGAGGCCGGTTTCGGTGGCCCGCTCAACGCCTTCGAGCTGATGAAGGGCATGATCGCCGCCGGTGCCGCGGGTGTGCACTGGGAGGACCAGCTCGCGTCCGAGAAGAAGTGTGGTCACCTCGGTGGCAAGGTGCTGATCCCGACCAAGCAGCACGAGCGCACGCTGAACGCCGCCCGCCTCGCCGCGGACGTGCTGAACGTGCCGTCGCTGATCGTCGCCCGCACCGACGCGCAGGCCGCCACGCTGATCACCAGCGACGTCGACGAGCGTGACCGCAAGTACGTCACCGGCGAGCGCACCGCCGAGGGCTTCTACAACGTCACCAACGGCATCGACCCCTGCATCGACCGCGGTCTGGCCTACGCCGAGTACGCCGACCTGCTGTGGATGGAGACCTCCAAGCCGGACCTCGAGGTCGCCCGCCAGTTCGCCGAGGCGATCAAGGCCAAGTACCCGGACCAGATGCTGGCCTACAACTGCTCGCCGTCGTTCAACTGGAAGAAGCACCTGGACGACGCGACGATCGCGAAGTTCCAGCGCGAGCTCGGCCACATGGGCTACAAGTTCCAGTTCATCACCCTGGCCGGCTTCCACGCCCTGAACTACTCGATGTTCGACCTGGCGCACGGATACGCCCGCGAGGGCATGACCGCCTACGTCGACCTGCAGGAGCGCGAGTTCGCTTCGGAGGACCGCGGTTACACCGCCACGAAGCACCAGCGCGAGGTCGGCACCGGCTGGTTCGACAACGTCGCGACCGCGCTGAACCCGGAGAGCTCGACCACCGCGCTCGCCGGCTCCACCGAGGCCGAGCAGTTCTGA
- a CDS encoding 1,4-alpha-glucan branching protein domain-containing protein: MSEYEGTFCLVVHSHLPWLPHHGSWPVGEEWLYQAWAHSYLPMVDLLRRFADEGREDVLTLGMTPILAAQLDDPYCIDAFHDWLGHWQLRSWHASTLWRGDPLLRDLAASEYRTALKASEELETHWRHGFSPILRSFVDNGTIELLGGPLAHPFQPLLDPAVRDFMLRGGLADTALRIGRRPEGIWAPECGYAPGMESGYAAAGVQRFMVDGPSLHGDTSAARTVGDSDVVCFGRDLEVTYRVWSPKAGYPGHAAYRDFHTWAHEVGLKPSRVTGKTVEPPDKAPYDPALATATLGGHVQDFVDTVVARLRSLKAEHGRESLVVAAYDTELFGHWWHEGPAWLEGVLRALPEAGVRVTTLKGALEAGHLGGKVDLPASSWGSGKDWRVWDGEQVADMVRDNTALQHRMLDLVTGMDTTTRDAVRDQAVAEAMLALSSDWAFMVTKDSAADYARRRAKVHTERFDTLAGLLRDGALDRARETAAAFRRDDGPFGHVDARDLLRK; this comes from the coding sequence ATGAGCGAGTACGAGGGCACGTTCTGCCTCGTCGTGCACAGCCATCTGCCATGGCTGCCGCATCACGGCTCCTGGCCGGTCGGCGAAGAATGGCTCTACCAGGCGTGGGCGCATTCCTACCTGCCGATGGTCGACCTCCTGCGCCGCTTCGCCGACGAGGGCCGCGAAGACGTCCTCACCCTCGGCATGACGCCGATCCTCGCCGCCCAGCTCGACGACCCGTACTGCATCGACGCCTTCCACGACTGGCTCGGCCACTGGCAGCTGCGCTCCTGGCACGCGTCCACGCTCTGGCGCGGCGACCCGCTGCTGCGCGACCTCGCGGCGAGCGAGTACCGGACGGCGCTCAAGGCATCGGAAGAACTCGAAACCCACTGGCGGCACGGTTTCTCGCCGATCCTGCGGTCCTTTGTGGACAATGGGACGATCGAACTGCTCGGCGGCCCGCTGGCACATCCGTTCCAGCCGCTGCTCGACCCGGCGGTCCGCGACTTCATGCTGCGTGGCGGGCTGGCCGACACCGCGCTGCGGATCGGACGGCGCCCCGAGGGCATTTGGGCACCTGAATGCGGTTACGCGCCCGGAATGGAATCCGGATACGCCGCCGCGGGAGTCCAGCGGTTCATGGTCGACGGGCCTTCCCTGCACGGCGACACCTCAGCGGCGCGGACCGTCGGCGATTCCGACGTCGTCTGCTTCGGCCGCGACCTCGAAGTCACGTACCGCGTCTGGTCGCCGAAGGCCGGCTACCCCGGCCATGCCGCGTACCGCGACTTCCACACCTGGGCGCACGAGGTCGGCCTCAAACCGTCGCGGGTGACCGGCAAAACCGTCGAGCCGCCGGACAAGGCGCCCTACGACCCGGCGCTGGCGACGGCCACCCTCGGCGGCCACGTCCAGGACTTCGTCGACACCGTCGTCGCCCGCCTGCGCTCGCTCAAGGCCGAGCACGGCCGCGAATCACTCGTCGTCGCCGCGTACGACACGGAACTGTTCGGGCACTGGTGGCACGAGGGCCCGGCCTGGCTCGAAGGTGTCCTCCGGGCGCTGCCCGAGGCTGGAGTCCGTGTCACGACGCTCAAGGGCGCGCTCGAAGCGGGCCACCTCGGCGGGAAGGTCGACCTCCCGGCGTCGTCGTGGGGCTCGGGCAAGGACTGGCGGGTCTGGGACGGCGAGCAGGTCGCCGACATGGTGCGGGACAACACCGCGCTGCAGCACCGGATGCTGGACCTGGTCACCGGGATGGACACGACGACCCGCGACGCCGTCCGCGATCAGGCCGTCGCCGAGGCGATGCTGGCGCTGTCGAGCGACTGGGCGTTCATGGTCACCAAGGATTCCGCCGCCGACTACGCGCGGCGGCGGGCGAAGGTGCACACCGAACGGTTCGACACGCTCGCCGGACTGCTCCGCGACGGTGCGCTCGACCGCGCACGGGAGACCGCGGCCGCGTTCCGGCGCGACGACGGGCCCTTCGGCCATGTCGACGCGCGTGACCTGCTGAGGAAATGA
- a CDS encoding glutathione peroxidase, which produces MGIHDIPLKTLAGEDTTLGALEGKTLLVVNVASKCGLTPQYTGLEKLQERYADKGFSVVGFPCNQFAGQEPGTAEEIQTFCSTTYGVSFPLFEKLDVNGETRHPLYAELTKAVDAEGAAGDVQWNFEKFLVAPSGEVVGRFRPRTEPEDELITKAIDATIG; this is translated from the coding sequence ATGGGCATCCACGACATCCCACTGAAGACGCTCGCGGGCGAGGACACGACGCTCGGCGCGCTCGAGGGCAAGACGCTGCTGGTGGTGAACGTGGCGTCGAAATGCGGGCTGACCCCGCAGTACACCGGGCTGGAGAAGCTGCAGGAACGGTACGCGGACAAAGGTTTCTCCGTCGTCGGGTTCCCGTGCAACCAGTTCGCCGGACAGGAGCCGGGCACCGCCGAGGAGATCCAGACCTTCTGCTCGACGACGTACGGCGTTTCGTTCCCGCTGTTCGAAAAGCTGGACGTGAACGGCGAAACCCGGCACCCGCTCTACGCCGAATTGACCAAGGCCGTCGACGCGGAAGGCGCCGCCGGTGACGTGCAGTGGAATTTCGAGAAGTTCCTCGTCGCCCCGTCCGGTGAAGTGGTGGGACGGTTCCGCCCGCGCACCGAACCCGAGGACGAACTGATCACCAAGGCGATCGACGCCACGATCGGCTGA
- a CDS encoding glycosyltransferase family 4 protein produces MRVLMLSWEYPPVVVGGLARHVHALARHLARQGHDVVVLCRHTAGTDAETHPRTDRVVEGVRIIRVAEDPMHVTFERDLVAWTLAMGHAMVRAATDLLRTWQPDVVHAHDWLVTHPAIAIAEAARVPLVGTIHATEAGRHSGWLSHPLNQQVHSVEWWLANRSDALITCSQAMRREVAHLFEVDGDAVTVIHNGIEERTWQVPAEEVAHAREVYSPSGAPLLLYFGRLEWEKGVQDLLAALPRIRRAKPGTRLVVAGKGRHLEELVDQARKLRVRRAVDFVGHLSDRELRAVLAAADAVVLPSRYEPFGIVALEAAAAKAPLVASTAGGLGEVVVDGETGLAFSPGDVDALGDAVETVLDDEVAAARRALTAQSRLAADFDWGRIAEATVAVYRRARIGEPVELGRPKIATGNAFEP; encoded by the coding sequence ATGCGCGTGCTGATGTTGTCGTGGGAGTACCCACCCGTGGTCGTCGGCGGACTCGCACGGCACGTCCACGCCCTGGCCCGGCATCTCGCCCGGCAGGGGCACGACGTGGTCGTCCTGTGCCGTCACACGGCGGGCACCGACGCCGAGACCCATCCGAGGACCGATCGCGTGGTCGAGGGCGTCCGGATCATCCGGGTCGCCGAGGATCCGATGCACGTGACCTTCGAACGGGACCTCGTCGCGTGGACGCTGGCCATGGGGCACGCGATGGTCCGAGCCGCCACCGACCTGCTGCGCACCTGGCAGCCGGACGTGGTGCACGCGCACGACTGGCTGGTCACCCATCCCGCGATCGCGATCGCCGAGGCGGCGCGGGTGCCGCTGGTCGGCACGATCCACGCCACCGAGGCCGGACGGCATTCCGGCTGGCTCTCGCATCCGCTGAACCAGCAGGTTCACTCGGTCGAATGGTGGCTCGCGAACCGCTCGGACGCGCTGATCACCTGCTCGCAGGCCATGCGCCGCGAGGTGGCGCACCTCTTCGAGGTCGACGGCGACGCGGTCACCGTGATCCACAACGGCATCGAGGAACGCACCTGGCAGGTGCCCGCGGAAGAGGTCGCGCATGCGCGCGAGGTCTACAGTCCCTCCGGCGCGCCGCTGCTGCTCTACTTCGGACGGCTGGAATGGGAGAAGGGCGTGCAGGACCTGCTCGCCGCGCTCCCCCGGATCCGCCGCGCCAAACCGGGGACGCGGCTGGTCGTCGCCGGCAAGGGACGGCATCTGGAGGAACTGGTCGACCAGGCCCGCAAGCTGCGCGTCCGCCGCGCGGTGGACTTCGTCGGGCACCTCTCCGACCGCGAACTGCGCGCCGTCCTGGCCGCGGCCGACGCCGTCGTGCTGCCCAGCCGGTACGAACCGTTCGGGATCGTCGCGCTGGAGGCGGCCGCCGCGAAGGCGCCGCTGGTGGCTTCGACCGCGGGCGGGCTCGGCGAGGTCGTCGTCGACGGCGAGACCGGCCTGGCGTTCAGCCCCGGCGACGTCGACGCCCTCGGGGACGCCGTCGAGACGGTCCTGGACGACGAGGTCGCCGCCGCCCGCCGCGCGCTGACCGCGCAGTCGCGCCTGGCCGCGGACTTCGACTGGGGCCGGATCGCCGAAGCGACCGTCGCCGTTTACCGGCGGGCTCGCATCGGGGAGCCGGTGGAACTGGGGCGGCCGAAGATCGCGACCGGGAACGCCTTCGAGCCCTGA
- a CDS encoding glycoside hydrolase family 2 protein, with protein sequence MTSSVNAAGPAFETVEPVLSTPWSAQVGPGDALPEYPRPRLVRERWLNLNGVWEYAGSGASGRNGYGERILVPFPLESALSGIGRRDETLWYRKVFKVPSGWDGQRVLLHFGAVDQSAEVWVNNQKVAVHEGGYTAFSADITDVVRPSGSQELTVRATDRTDASTHPVGKQRNDPKGIFYTAASGIWQTVWLEPVPSEHVRDLQVTPDLEGVTVVPKVTGGARVELIVSEPDGPEVARVAEDVGRRLRAEVPSPRLWTPDDPYLYDLQVRLLDESGTALDVVESYTGLRTIGTVADAQGRPRIALNGRITFLHGPLDQGYWPDGIHTAPTDEALRFDLEKTKELGFNFVRKHVKVEPERWYHWADRLGLLVWQDMPSLTVSFDGPPGTAPDPVPEAKARFEAELIEMIEQLRGMTSIVGWVPFNEGWGEFDTARIAKLVKDLDPTRLVVANSGVNCCFSRPDTGAGDVYDDHTYVGPGKPSVKDHRVIVDGEYGGLGLVVDDHRWPGEPQAYEMTLTSAQLTKRYAEVSEHLEKIIAGTGLSGAIYTQITDVENEVNGLLTYDRRVVKADAATVAARNRAVIEAGRSG encoded by the coding sequence ATGACCTCCTCGGTGAACGCGGCCGGACCGGCCTTCGAAACCGTCGAACCGGTGCTCTCGACGCCGTGGTCCGCGCAGGTCGGGCCCGGCGACGCGCTGCCGGAGTACCCGCGTCCGCGGCTGGTCCGCGAACGCTGGCTGAACCTCAACGGCGTCTGGGAGTACGCGGGCAGCGGCGCGTCCGGCCGGAACGGGTACGGCGAGCGGATCCTGGTGCCGTTCCCGCTGGAGTCGGCGCTCTCCGGTATCGGGCGGCGGGACGAAACCCTCTGGTACCGCAAGGTTTTCAAGGTCCCGTCCGGCTGGGACGGTCAGCGCGTCCTGCTCCACTTCGGCGCTGTCGACCAGTCCGCCGAGGTCTGGGTCAACAATCAGAAAGTGGCTGTCCACGAAGGGGGGTACACGGCCTTCAGCGCGGACATCACCGACGTGGTGCGGCCGTCGGGATCGCAGGAACTGACGGTCCGCGCGACGGACCGCACCGACGCTTCGACCCACCCCGTCGGCAAGCAGCGGAACGACCCGAAAGGGATCTTCTACACCGCCGCGTCGGGTATCTGGCAGACCGTCTGGCTGGAGCCGGTGCCGTCCGAGCACGTCCGGGATCTTCAGGTGACGCCAGACCTCGAAGGGGTGACGGTTGTGCCCAAGGTCACAGGCGGCGCCCGCGTGGAGCTGATCGTGAGCGAGCCCGATGGACCGGAAGTGGCACGCGTCGCGGAGGACGTGGGACGCCGCTTGCGCGCGGAGGTGCCTTCGCCGCGCCTCTGGACGCCCGACGATCCGTATCTCTACGACCTCCAGGTCCGCTTGCTCGACGAGAGCGGCACCGCGCTCGACGTCGTCGAGTCCTACACCGGGCTCCGCACGATCGGGACGGTCGCCGACGCCCAGGGCAGGCCTCGGATCGCGCTCAACGGCCGGATCACCTTCCTCCACGGCCCGCTCGACCAGGGGTACTGGCCGGACGGGATCCACACCGCCCCCACCGACGAGGCGTTGCGGTTCGACCTGGAGAAGACCAAGGAACTCGGCTTCAATTTCGTCCGCAAACACGTCAAGGTCGAGCCGGAGCGCTGGTATCACTGGGCGGATCGGCTGGGCCTGCTCGTCTGGCAGGACATGCCGTCGCTCACCGTCTCCTTCGACGGCCCGCCCGGCACCGCGCCCGATCCGGTGCCGGAGGCGAAGGCGCGGTTCGAAGCGGAACTGATCGAGATGATCGAGCAGTTGCGCGGCATGACCTCGATCGTCGGCTGGGTGCCGTTCAACGAGGGCTGGGGCGAATTCGACACCGCGCGGATCGCGAAGCTGGTGAAGGACCTCGACCCGACCAGGCTCGTCGTCGCGAACAGCGGGGTGAACTGCTGCTTCTCGCGGCCGGACACCGGAGCGGGCGACGTCTACGACGACCACACCTACGTCGGCCCGGGGAAGCCCTCGGTGAAGGACCACAGGGTGATCGTCGACGGCGAGTACGGCGGCCTCGGCCTGGTCGTCGACGACCATCGCTGGCCGGGGGAGCCACAGGCTTATGAGATGACGCTGACCTCGGCACAGCTGACGAAGCGCTATGCCGAGGTCAGCGAACACCTCGAAAAGATCATCGCCGGAACCGGCCTGTCCGGCGCGATCTACACCCAGATCACCGACGTCGAGAACGAGGTCAACGGCCTGCTCACCTACGACCGGCGGGTGGTGAAGGCCGATGCGGCGACCGTCGCGGCCCGCAATCGCGCGGTCATCGAGGCGGGTCGGTCCGGCTGA